A section of the Oryza sativa Japonica Group chromosome 1, ASM3414082v1 genome encodes:
- the LOC4327450 gene encoding ubiquitin-conjugating enzyme E2-17 kDa isoform X1 → MLMQFKQELIMASKRILKELKDLQKDPPTSCSAGPAGEDMFHWQATIMGPPDSPYAGGVFLVNIHFPPDYPFKPPKVSFKTKVFHPNINSNGSICLDILKEQWSPALTISKVLLSICSLLTDPNPDDPLVPEIAHMYKTDRPKYETTARSWTQKYAMG, encoded by the exons ATGTTAATGCAATTTAAGCAGGAGCTTATCATGGCGTCGAAGCGGATCCTCAAGGAACTAAAGGACCTGCAGAAAGATCCTCCAACATCATGCAGTGCAG gtCCTGCTGGTGAGGATATGTTCCATTGGCAGGCAACCATTATGGGCCCTCCAGATAGTCCCTATGCTGGTGGTGTTTTCTTGGTGAATATTCATTTCCCCCCGGACTACCCCTTCAAACCTCCAAAG GTGTCTTTTAAGACAAAGGTCTTCCATCCAAACATCAATAGCAATGGAAGCATATGCCTCGACATTCTTAAGGAACAGTGGAGCCCTGCTTTGACAATATCTAAG GTCTTGCTTTCGATCTGCTCGCTGCTCACTGACCCCAACCCGGACGACCCTCTTGTCCCTGAGATTGCCCACATGTACAAGACGGACCGTCCAAAGTATGAGACGACAGCCCGCAGCTGGACCCAGAAGTATGCCATGGGATGA
- the LOC136356060 gene encoding uncharacterized protein produces the protein MESEQVKRRFGRCPYCRAMIYQDPNAIIYYCSKCRTPIRGKNPEPTDDAEYALSQLEILSADTASVFSDDPDTLSRTSSVAYGGGEQPPVRTSSAPYAAFDRGSVRAGSRSGEQSGEERGGSPMHSRVSELRPTSRRTRRPMSGDMGAFRDDGSSYGSDNDVPTSAAASYRRRASPLTSQELEASSSSMGSSGYQPSGVSSSSMGSSSVYEPSGAARSPLTDPAFQRDLLQALDNLRRVIAAVEQPYGVDAHLQQAGMPPKSASCNDAATGGSGGGGGAYAAAVTRRNSRLMRRLESQLVQALPRDGLRRDRSTSSSSSASSSRPGGDRARAAGRKHHCRAVLGGTPFVVCDKCSEILQLPAAVSANRAARLECGGGVVLGA, from the exons atggagAGCGAGCAGGTGAAGAGGCGGTTCGGGCGGTGCCCCTACTGCCGCGCCATGATCTACCAGGACCCCAACGCCATCATCTACTACTGCAGCAAGTGCCGCACGCCCATCCGAG GCAAGAACCCGGAGCCGACGGACGACGCCGAGTACGCGCTCTCCCAGCTCGAGATCCTCTCCGCCGACACCGCCTCCGTGTTCTCCGACGACCCGGACACGCTGAGCCGCACGTCCTCCGTCGcatacggcggcggcgagcagcctcCGGTGCGGACCAGCTCGGCTCCCTACGCAGCATTTGATCGGGGCAGCGTTAGGGCTGGTTCAAGAAGCGGCGAGCAatcgggggaagagagaggtggCTCGCCGATGCACAGCCGCGTCAGCGAACTCCGGCCGACGTCGCGGAGAACCAGGCGGCCGATGAGCGGCGACATGGGTGCGTTCAGGGACGATGGATCGAGCTATGGTTCGGACAACGACGTCCCGACGTCTGCCGCCGCGAGCTACCGCCGCCGGGCGTCGCCGCTGACCTCCCAGGAACTggaggcgtcgtcgtcgtcgatgggGTCGTCGGGATACCAACCGTCCggcgtgtcgtcgtcgtcgatgggGTCGTCGTCGGTGTACGAACCGTCCGGCGCGGCGAGGTCGCCGCTGACGGACCCGGCGTTCCAGAGGGACCTGCTGCAGGCGCTGGACAACCTCCGGAgggtcatcgccgccgtcgagcagccGTACGGCGTCGACGCGCACCTGCAACAAGCCGGAATGCCCCCGAAGAGCGCGTCCTGCAacgacgccgccaccggcggcagcggcggcggcggcggcgcgtacgCAGCAGCAGTCACGCGGCGCAACTCCCGCCTCATGCGCCGCCTCGAGTCGCAGCTCGTGCAGGCGCTGCCCAGGGACGGCCTGCGCCGGGACAggagcacctcctcctcctcgtcggcgtcgagcaGCCGCCCGGGCGGCGACCGGGCCAGGGCGGCGGGGCGGAAGCACCACTGCCGCGCTGTGCTGGGCGGCACGCCGTTCGTCGTCTGCGACAAGTGCTCGGAGATACTGCAGCTGCCGGCCGCCGTGTCGGCGAACAGGGCGGCCAGGCTGGAGTGCGGCGGGGGCGTTGTCCTGGGCGCTTGA
- the LOC136356056 gene encoding ubiquitin-conjugating enzyme E2-17 kDa-like → MASKRILKELKDLQKDPPTSCSAGPAGEDMFHWQATIMGPPDSPYAGGVFLVNIHFPPDYPFKPPKVSFKTKVFHPNINSNGSICLDILKEQWSPALTISKVLLSICSLLTDPNPDDPLVPEIAHMYKTDRPKYETTARSWTQKYAMG, encoded by the exons ATGGCATCGAAGCGGATCCTCAAGGAACTAAAGGACCTGCAGAAAGATCCTCCAACATCATGCAGTGCAG GTCCTGCTGGTGAGGATATGTTCCATTGGCAGGCGACCATTATGGGTCCTCCAGATAGTCCCTATGCTGGTGGAGTTTTCTTAGTGAATATTCATTTCCCCCCGGACTACCCCTTCAAGCCTCCAAAG GTATCTTTCAAGACAAAGGTCTTCCATCCAAACATCAATAGCAATGGAAGCATATGCCTTGACATTCTTAAGGAGCAATGGAGCCCTGCTTTGACAATTTCTAAG GTGTTGCTTTCGATCTGCTCGCTGCTCACTGACCCCAACCCGGACGACCCTCTTGTCCCTGAGATTGCCCACATGTACAAGACGGATCGTCCAAAGTATGAGACGACAGCCCGCAGCTGGACCCAGAAGTATGCCATGGGATGA
- the LOC4327450 gene encoding ubiquitin-conjugating enzyme E2-17 kDa isoform X2, with translation MASKRILKELKDLQKDPPTSCSAGPAGEDMFHWQATIMGPPDSPYAGGVFLVNIHFPPDYPFKPPKVSFKTKVFHPNINSNGSICLDILKEQWSPALTISKVLLSICSLLTDPNPDDPLVPEIAHMYKTDRPKYETTARSWTQKYAMG, from the exons ATGGCGTCGAAGCGGATCCTCAAGGAACTAAAGGACCTGCAGAAAGATCCTCCAACATCATGCAGTGCAG gtCCTGCTGGTGAGGATATGTTCCATTGGCAGGCAACCATTATGGGCCCTCCAGATAGTCCCTATGCTGGTGGTGTTTTCTTGGTGAATATTCATTTCCCCCCGGACTACCCCTTCAAACCTCCAAAG GTGTCTTTTAAGACAAAGGTCTTCCATCCAAACATCAATAGCAATGGAAGCATATGCCTCGACATTCTTAAGGAACAGTGGAGCCCTGCTTTGACAATATCTAAG GTCTTGCTTTCGATCTGCTCGCTGCTCACTGACCCCAACCCGGACGACCCTCTTGTCCCTGAGATTGCCCACATGTACAAGACGGACCGTCCAAAGTATGAGACGACAGCCCGCAGCTGGACCCAGAAGTATGCCATGGGATGA